The segment GTCTCGAGTTCGACGACGTGGCGGTCGTCGGGATGGAGGCCGCCCGATTCCCGAGCGCGCGGGCGATCGCGGAGGCGGCCGATCCGGTCCGCGCCCTCGAGGAGGAGCGACGCCTCGCGTATGTCGCCTGGACGCGGGCGCGGCGCTCCCTGACGATCAGCTACGACCCCGGATCCCCGTCGCCGTTCCTCAGCGAGGCGTTCGGCGAGCTACCGGATGGCAGCCCGGTCAGCCTTCCGCGCCGTCCGCCGCCGCGCCCCCGCCGAGGCGGATGACGAACCGCGTGAAGAGCGCCGCCCCGGTGAGGCCGAAGAGCGCGAGGCTGAGCTCGATGATCGGCCAGGCCCACGGGTTCACGTTCCCGGCTCCGTCGCTCGCCGACAGTGCGCCGGGGATCCAGCCGAACCCGCCGATCGCGTTCCACGAGTCGACCTGGTCGTGTGCCTCCAGACCGAAGATCTGGGGAACGATGTAGAGGATCGAGGCGATCACGAGCAGGGCGCTCACCCGCTGGAAGGCCCGCGGATCGTCATCCGAGTCGCGGGTGAGCTTGATCGTCAGCGCCCAGAAGAGCACGACGGTCGCGAGCGGTGCCGTGATCGGCAGGCCGAGTCCGATGTAGAGGTTCGGCATGAGGAAGACGGTGCTGAGCGCGAGGGTGATGACCATGAGGCCGTCGCGGATGAGCACATACGACAACCACCAGACATCGCCCCCGAACCGCAGGGTGAGCGTGCCGAGAAAGCGCACGATGTACGGTCGGGCGAAATGGAGCACGAGGGTGAATGCCCAGAGGATCGGCAGGATGGCGGCGATCGAGAGGACGAGCCAGGCGGAGCCGCCCGTCGTCAGGGCGGTGGCGAGCTGGTCGGCGGTCATCGCGCGTCCTCCCCGGTCGTCCCGGCGGTCGGCCGCCGGACGGATGTCTGGCGGAGGTTGTAGGTGACGGCGACGAGGGCGAGGATGCCCACGAGGATCGCCGAGAGGTAGGCGAGCGGGAACGCCCAGGTCGGGTTCTGCGAGGTCACGAAGATCGCAGCAAGCTGGTTGCCGGCATCGGTCCCGACGGTCGTCACCTGGACGCCGAGGAGGTAGGGGACGATGTACAGGCTCGCCCCGATCCCGAGGAGGAAAGTCTGGATCCGGAACCAGCGGAGATCCGCGTCGCCCCGGGTCATGAGCTTGATGAGGAGGACGGCGAACGCGCTCACGGCCGCCAGGCCGCCGGTGATCGGCAGGTTCTGCTTTCCGATGACGTCCGGGTAGAAGAAGATGAAGCTGCCGAGGAAGACCTGGACGACGAGGAGATCGCGGAGCGCCACGTAGACGATCCACCACAGGTCCGCGCCGAGCCGGAGGCTGAACTTCCGGAGGTTCGCGACCATGTACGGCCGAGCGAGATGGAGTGCCACGACGAGGAGCCAGAGCACGACCAGCGCCGCCGCGATCGTCCCCTCGACGAAGCTCTCTCCCGCGGCGAAGAACCCCGAGACCTGATCCGGTGTCACCGAGCACCTCCTGTCACGGGCGCGCCGATCGACGCACCTCCCTGTCCCATCGTCACTGCCATGTCCGGCCGGGGACCGCGGCCGGCGATCACCGTGACCGTCGGACAACCCGCGATCACGTCACACCGGAAGCACCGCGCCGCCTCGTGGCGAGCGGTCGCCTCGTCGAAGCCGAGCTGGTTCGCCCGGAAGGTGTCCACGGCGACGGCCGGCAGCGGTGCACGTGCCCGCGGCCGGACGCCGAGGTCGAGCTCGAGCCGCCGCTCGCGGGCCGTCGCGTGACGGACGACGCGCAGGATCTCCGCCTCTGGATCCGCGGCTCCGGAGAGGTAACCGTGGATCGATGCGGCGGCGTGCCGTCCGGCGGCGACCGCGTCGATGATCGTCTTCGGGCCGGAGACGACGTCGCCGCCGGCGAAGACGCCCGGGCGGCCCGTCGCGAACGTCCCCGGGTCCGCGACGATCCCCGCCCAGTCGCTGATCCCGATCCCCGCGCCCTCCGGGAGGATCGACGGGTCGGGCTCTTCGCCGACCGCGACGAGGATGGTCGACACCGGGAACTCGATCTCGCCGCCGGGGATCGGTTCGAAGACGACCCGACCGCGTTCCAGGCGCTCGGTCGCCCGCTGACGGAGGCCGCGGACCGCGATCGCCCGACCGTCCGTCCCGAGGACCTTCGTCACGGCGATCGCCTCGACGATCTCGATCCCCTCGCGCTCGGCCGCCTCGACCTCCTCGGGCTGGGCCGGCATCTCCGCCCGACCGCGCCGGTAGAGGACGGTGACGGTCTCCGCGCCGCTCCGCTGCGCCGACCGTGCCGCGTCCATCGCGGTGCTCCCGCCGCCGACGACGACGACCGGTCCCGCGAGCCGCGGTCCGGCGCCAAGGTTGACGTCGCGGAGGAAGCGGGTCGCCGGGATGACCCCGGCGAGATCGTCGCCCGGGACATCGAGACGACGGCTCTTCGAGGCTCCGGTCGCGAGGAAGACCGCGCGATAACCGTCCGACTCGAGGCTCGCCAGGGATAGATCCCGCCCCATGGCCTGGTCGAGCCGGAGCTCGACGCCGAGGCTGAGGATCCGGTCGATCTCCGCCCGCAGGACCTCCCGCGGCAACCGGTACTCGGGGATGCCGATCGCCATCATGCCTCCCGGCACGGGCATCGCCTCGAAGACGGTCACCGGGTAGCCGAGGCGGGCGAGGTAGTACGCCGCCGACATGCCGGCCGGTCCGCCACCCACGATCGCGACCGGGGTGGACCGGCGCATGGCCGGCGGGGCCGCGGTGGGCAGCTGGCCGTGCTCGACGGCGAACCGCTTGAGGGTCCGGATGGCGATCGCCTCGTCGAGGGTGCCGCGGCGGCAGGCGGCCTCGCACGGCGCCGTGCAGATCCAGCCGCAGACGGACGGGAATGGGTTCACCTCGGCGCTCACCGCGTATGCGTCGTCGTAGCGGCCCGCGGCGATCATGCCGACGTAGCGGCCGGCGTCCGTTCCCGCCGGGCAGGCGACCTGGCAGGGCGCTCGATCGTCCACCGCCGGATCGTGCGAGCGGGTGGTGAACGCGCCACCCCAGGGGGTCGGATGGTCGGGCTTGAGCACCTCGCGGGTCACCGCCGAGAGCGGGATCCAGGCGTCCCCCGCCGCCCGTGCCGCCGGGCGCTCGATGGGACCCTGCCGCGGCGCGAGTGACGTGGGGCCTGCAGCCGTCGCGAGCGTGATGACGTGGACCGGACACTCGTCGACGCAGACGTGACAACCGACGCACTCGCCGACCTGGACCGGGTGCTCCATGAGCCACGGGATCGGAGCCAGGCCTTCGACGCCGGTCCGCTCCGGTCGGGTCATGTCAAGGGCTTCCACGGGACACACGTCCATGCAGATGCCGCAGTTGATGCAGTTCCCGTGGTCAATGTCGATCCGGTAGCCCATCGTCTCCTCCGACCGGTTGATCTTCGGACTGTGGCGGATGGGCCATCGGCGGGGCATGGGCCGACCGTCCCGGATCGAGGGGCCGCTCGGCCCGCCCGTGGATGGGGAACGGGACGGTGCCGACGCCCGAGCGATCGCCCGATCGATCGGGAGCGGTGGATCTCAGGCGCGGCGGTCGTGCACGGCGAGCACGCGCCCGAGCGCGTCGAGGGCGTCGCGGAACGGGAGGGTCAGCTCATCCGGCAGGGCGTCACGGATCGAGTCCTTCGGCCCGAACGCCGCCCGCGCCCGGGCGGCGGTCCTCCGCAGCGCGGCCGGCGCCTCGTCACGAAGCCGGTCCGGCAGCGGCGAGAGGAACCGCGCCCAACGCTCCGAACCGGAAGCCCTGGCCGCCGCGAGGAGCCGATCGGCGTGACGAGCGGCGGCGAGCGCCGCCGCATCGATCTCGGGCAGCTCGTGGCGAGCTGGCCCGCCGCTCGCCCGAGGCACCGTCACGCAGAACTCCGGGCGACGCACCGGCAGCGCCGACGGACCATCGCGGCGTCAGGCGTCGAAGCGACGGCTCGTCGTGGGATCCGGCCGCGGCAGCGATCCGGACCCGGCAGGCCCGGCTCCGCTCCCCTCCTCCGTCCGGGCGATCGCGAGCGGGAGCCGCTTCCGTTCCGATCCGTTGATGAGGACCCGGAACGAGTACTCGCCGGGCGCGGGGAAGGTGAGATTCCAGAGATCGACCGCGAACGTGACCGTCGTGTCGTGGCCGTCACCCCCGGCGAACGCGACGTTCGCGATGGCGGGCGGTGCGACCTCCGCGCCGTCCGGACCGAGGCAGACGATCCGGACCTCATGCTCGTGACCGAACTCCGGGACCGTGATCGAGAGCGAGACGACGAGGGCGACGTGCGGGTGACGGAGGGGGAACCCCGGACCGCCGATCCGGCTGATCCCGCCACCGAGGACATGGAACTTCTGGCCGGGGGTCGTGTCCGCCGCATCGGCGAGGAAGGCGAAGTCGATGTCGGGCATGGACCGATGGTACCGGACGCGCTCAGCGCGCGGCCGCGGCGACGGCTACGATCGCTCCGGCGCGCCGCGACGAGCCGGCGAACGTCACATCGGAGAGGGGCACGAGTGGCTCACCGCGCAGGACGCGGGCGAGATATTCGCCGGTCGCCGAGCCCTCCGTCGCGGCGATCTCCTCGGGCGTTCCGGTGGCGATGATCCGGCCGCCGCGGAGGCCACCCTCCGGGCCGAGATCGATGATCCGGTCGGCGGTCTTGATGACGTCGAGATTGTGCTCGATGACGATCACGGTGTTGCCGCCGTCCACCAGCCGATGGAGGACCTCGAGCAGCTTCTCGACGTCGGCGAAGTGGAGGCCGGTCGTCGGCTCGTCGAGGACGTAGAGGGTTCGCCCGGTCGCCCGTCGTGACAGCTCGGTGGCGAGCTTCACCCGCTGCGCCTCGCCGCCGGACAGCGTGGTCGCCGGCTGGCCCAGGTGGACGTACCCGAGGCCCACGTCATCGAGCGTCCTGAGCCGGGACGCGACCGCCGGGACAGCGGCGAAGACGTCGAGCGCCTCGGCGATCGTCATCTCGAGCACGTCCGCGATCGAGCGGCCCTTGTAGTGGATCTCGAGCGCCTCGCGGTTGTAGCGGCGCCCGCCGCACACCTCGCACGGGACATAGACGTCCGGCAGGAACTGCATCTCGATCTTGAGGATCCCGTCACCCTTGCAGTTCTCGCAGCGACCGCCCTTGACGTTGAAGCTGAACCGTCCCGGGCCATAGCCGCGGACCCGCGATTCCGGGACACCGGCGAACAGTTCGCGGATGGGCGCGAAGAGCCCGGTGTACGTCGCGGGATTGCTCCGCGGCGTCCGGCCGATCGGGCTCTGGTCGATCTCGATGATCTTGTCGATGTGCTCCATCCCCTCGACCCGGTCATGGGCGCCCGGCTCATCGCGAGCGCCGTTGAGGTCCCGGGCGAGGGCACGGTAGAGGACGTCCGTGACGAGCGTGCTCTTGCCCGAGCCGGAGACGCCAGTGACGGCCACGAAGCAGCCGAGCGGGAACTCCGCGTCGACGCCACGGAGATTGTGTTCGCGCGCGCCGCGGACGGCGAGGACGTGCCCGTTCCCCGTCCGTCGCCGGGTCGGGATCGGGACGGAGCGGTCGCCGCGAAGGTAGGCGCCGGTGATCGAGCGAGGCTCCCCGAGCAGCGATTCGAGCGGGCCGTTCGCGACGATCTCGCCACCGTGCTCCCCGGCACCGGGTCCGATGTCGAGGATCCAGTCGGCGGTCCGGATCGTCTCCTCGTCGTGCTCGACGACCAGGACAGTGTTGCCGAGGTCGCGCAGCCGGGTCAGGGTCGCGATGAGCTTGGCGTTGTCCCGCTGGTGGAGGCCGATGGACGGTTCGTCGAGGATGTAGAGGACGCCCATGAGCGTCGTCCCGATCTGCGTCGCCAGGCGGATCCGCTGCGCCTCGCCACCGGACAGCGTGACGCTCGTCCGGTCCACGGTCAGGTAGTCGAGGCCGACGTCGACGAGGAAGCCGAGGCGGGCGGTGATCTCCTTGAGGACGAGCCGGGCGATCGTCCGCTCGCGGTCGGAGATGCGATCCGGCAGCACGGCGACCCAGGCGAGGGCGTCGAGCACCGACAGCGCCGCCACATCGCTGATGTTCCGGCCGCCGATGCGGACCGCCAGGGCCCCCGGCTGGAGCTTCTTCCCATCGCAGGTCGGACACGGCCGGCTCACCATGAACTTCTCGAGCTCGGTCTTGATGTACTCGGACTCCGTCTCCCGGTAGCGGCGCTCGAGATGGTTGACGAGACCCTCGAAGGTCGCCGTGTAGGTGTTCTCGCCCCGCTCGTGGCGATAGCCGATGACGACCCGCTCGTCGCGCGGGGCGTGGAGGAGATACTCGAGCGCCTCCGGCGGAAGGTCGCGGACCGGCACCTCGTAGTCCCAGCCGTGGGCACGGCAGATCGCCTCGATGATCCGCGATCGCCACGACTCTTCCATCGGGAGGCGGGCCCAGGGCGCAAGCGCGCCGTCGCGGAGGCTGCGGTCCCGATCCGGGATGAGGCGACCCGGGTCCACCTCGAGCCGCGTTCCAAGCCCGGTGCAGGCCGGACATGCACCATGCGGCGAGTTGAAGCTGAAGCTCCGCGGCTCGAGCTCCTCCATCGTGTAGCCGTCGTAGGGGCAGGTGAACCGCTCCGAGTAACGGCGCTCCGTGAACGGCGGCTCCTCGCCGTCCCGTGGCACGGGGGCGACGACGACGACGCCTTCACCGAGACGGAGCGCCGTCTCGATGCTGTCCGCCAGTCGGGCTGCATCCGGATCCGTCGGCGATCCTTCCGCGCCATCCTTCGACGGGTCGGGCGAGACGTGGCGGACGACGTAGCGGTCGACCACGACCTCGATCGAGTGACGCTTGTACCGGTCGAGCGGCTTCACCTCCGTCAGGTCCATGAGCTCGCCGTCCACCCGCACCCGGACGAAGCCCTGCCGGCGGGCGCTCTCGAAGACGCGGTCGCCCTCCGTCTTCCGATCCTTGACGAGCGGTCCGAGGACGAGGAGTCGCGTGCCGTCCGGCAGGGCGAGCACCTGATCGACGATCTGCTGGACCGTCTGACGCTCGATCTCGTGGCCGTTCGGACAGAACGGATGCCCGATCCGCGCGAACAGGAGCCGGAGGTGATCGTAGATCTCCGTGACCGTGCCGACGGTCGAGCGCGGGTTCCGGCTGGAGCCCTTCTGGTCGATCGAGATCGCCGGCGAGAGCCCGTCGATCTGGTCGACGTCCGGCTTCTCCATCTGACCGAGGAACTGCCGCGCATACGCGCTGAGACTCTCGACGTACCGGCGCTGACCCTCGGCGTAGATCGTGTCGAACGCGAGGCTCGACTTGCCGCTGCCGGAGAGGCCGGTGATGACGACGAGCCGATCGCGCGGGAAGGCGACCGTGACGTCCTTGAGGTTGTGTTCGCGTGCGCCGTGCACGACGATCTGATCCTGGGGCACGGCCCTAGTCTACGGCAGACCCGGCGGATAGAACAGACGTGCGATTCTGCTTCGCACCCTGACCGTCACCGGTCAGCGCCGCCGGCGGTGCGGCGATCGGGTCCCCGTCCGGTGGATGACATTCGGGGTCACCGTCCGATCCCACGTCGGCCGGTCGAGCCAGCGGGCCTGCCATCCCGCGTCCTCGTCGTGCTCGTCGCGGATCCCCGGGAGCCAGTCGGCCGCGGTGCCGTCGCCCGCCGACCCGTCCTCCGTGGCGGCATCGCCCTCGCCGCCCGTCGGCCCGAGCGTCGTGGCCGGCTCCTCGGCCGCCGGCAGGACCGTGACGGACGTCACCTCGAGCCGCGCAGCCGGACGGGATGCGGTCGAACCGGGCCTCGTCCCGCGAGCGGGTCCGCGGACCACCCGCTCGACCGCCCGGGCGACCTGCGCCGAGGCATCCTCCTCGAGGACCCGGAGCCGGATCGACTGGATCTCGTCGCGGAGGGCCACGGCGCGCTCGAACTCGAGCTGCTTCGCCGCCGACTTCATCTCGGCCTCCATCTGGGCGATGAGCCGCTCGACCTGGGCGCGGGTCGTCGCCGGGAGCTCGCCCGGCGCATGGGGCGACGAGCCCGGTCGGTAGACCTCCGTCCGCTCGGCGACGGCATGGAGCCGCTCGTTGATGTCGTGGATCTCCTTGCTGATCGTCGTCGGCTCGATCCCGTGCTCCCGGTTGTACGCCTCCTGGATCGCGCGACGGCGGTCCGTCTCGTCGATGGCCGCGCGCATCGAATCGGTGATCCTGTCGGCGTACATGACGACCCCGCCGGCCGTGTTCCGGGCAGCCCGACCGATCATCTGGATGAGCGACCACGAGCTTCGGAGGAAGCCCTCCTTGTCCGCGTCGAGGATCGCGACCAGGGTGACCTCCGGTAGATCGAGGCCCTCACGGAGGAGGTTGATGCCGACGAGGACGTCGAACACGCCGAGCCGGAGGTCGCGGAGGATCTGGACGCGTTCGAGCGTGTCGACCTCGCTGTGGAGATACTGGACCTTGATCCCGAGCTCGCGGAGATAGTCGGCGAGGTCCTCCGCCATCTTCTTCGTGAGCGTCGTCACGAGCGCCCGCTCGCCGCGTTCGGCTCTCGCCCGGATCTCCTCGAGGAGATCGTCGATCTGGCCGTCGGTCGGCCGGACCACGATCCGGGGGTCGACGACGCCGGTCGGCCTGATGAGCTGTTCGACGACCCGTTCGCTCCGTTCGAGCTCGTACGGCCCGGGCGTCGCGCTCATGTAGATGACCTGGTTGATGCTCGACTCGAACTCCTCGAAGGTGAGCGGCCGGTTGTCGAGCGCGGACGGCAGCCGGAAGCCGAAGTCGACGAGGATCTCCTTGCGCGTCCGATCGTTCTTGTACATGCCGACCACCTGCGGGATCGACATGTGGCTCTCGTCGACGACGAGGAGCCAGTCCGGTGGGAAGTAGTCAAGGAGCGTCCACGGCCGGCTGCCGGCGGACCGTCGCGACAGGTGTCGCGAGTAGTTCTCGACGCCCGAGCAGTAGCCGAGCTCGCGCATCATCTCGAGGTCGAATGTCGTCCGCTGCCGGAGTCGCGCGCCCTCGAGGATCCGGCCCGCCGCCTCCATCTCGCCGACGCGTGTCTCCATCTCCGCCTCGATGTCGACGAGGGCCTCGCCGAGCTTGTCCGCCGGGGTGACGAAGTGGGTGGCGGGATAGACGTTGATCTCCTTCCGTTCCGCGAGGAGCTCGCCGGTGAGCGGATCGAGTTCGCTGATCCGCTCCACCTCGTCACCGAAGAACTCGACCCGCACGAGTCGGTCCTCGGAGGCCGGCTGGAGCTCGAGCGTGTCGCCTCGAACGCGGAACCGGGCGCGCTGGATCGTGGCGTCGTTGCGCTGGTACTGGAGGTCGACGAGGTGGCGGAGCACCGCGTCGCGCCGATACTGACCGCCGACCCGGAGGCGGAGGACCGTCGCGCCGTAGTCCACCGGGGCGCCGAGACCGTAGATGCAGCTGACGGAGGCGACGATGATGACGTCCCGTCGCTCGAAGAGGGCGTGGGTCGCCGCGTGGCGCAGCTTGTCGATCTCGTCGTTGCGGCTCGAATCCTTCTCGATGTACGTGTCCGAGCGCGGGAGGTACGCCTCCGGCTGGTAGTAGTCGAAGTAGCTGACGAAGTACTCGACGGCGTTGTTCGGGAAGAACTCGCGGAACTCCGCGTAGAGCTGGGCGGCGAGCGTCTTGTTGTGGGCGAGCACGAGCGTGGGCCGCTTGTGGCGGGCGATCGCCTGAGCCACGGTGAACGTCTTCCCCGTCCCCGTGGCCCCCAGCAGCGTCTGGTGGCGAAGGCCTCGTCCGAGCCCGTCGACGAGCCGTTCGATGGCGGCTGGTTGGTCGCCGGTCGGGACGAAATCCGCGACGAGCTGGAAATCGGGCACGGTCGAACGATACCACTGCGGCACCCTCCGCTTGCGAACGGGCGTTCTATCTTCTGGCCCGGCCGCAGGCCCGCAGGGTCGGCGGACTCAGCGCCCCGGCGCCGCCAGCGCCTCCACGAACGCCGCCTCGACCGTCGCACGGACGGCCGCCGTCTCCCCCGACGTGTCGATCCGCCGCGTCGCGACCGGCACGAGGCGCTCGACGAGCCCGCGCTGTGACCGGATCCGCCGTTCCGCATCCGGCGCCGGGGTGCCGCGACCCGAGAGCCGCGCCCGCTGGCTGGCCTCGTCGCACTCGATGAGCCAGACCTCGTCACAGTCGGCCGCAAGTCCGCTGTCAAGGAGACCGATCGCCTCGACGACGACCGCCGGCGCGCCCGCGGCGTCCGCGGCGTCGAGTGCGGCGGCGATCCGCGGGCGGACGGCCGGCCGGACGATCGCCTCCAGATCGCGAAGGGCCGCCGGTTCGGCGAAGACGACGCGGGCGAGGGCGGACCGATCCACCCCGCCGTCGGCAGATTCGACCGCGCCGCCGAAGCGTTCGAGGATCGCTCGCTCGATCGGCGTGCCCGGCCCCGACACGGCACGAGCGACGGCATCCGCGTCGATGACGACCGCACCGAGGTCGCCGAGCCAGCGTCCGATCGTCGACTTGCCGCACCCGATCGGTCCGCTCAGGCCGATGCGCACGGCACGCGGCGCCGACGGATGCGATCCGCCACGGCGCGAGACGGTCACGGCGCGCGCTCCTCGAGCTCGAGCCACGCCTCCTCCGCGGCGGCGAGTGTCGACTCGACATCGGCGAGCTCCGAGGCGATCCGGCGGAGCTCGACGAAGTTCGCCTGGACGGACGGATCGCTCATCGCGAGCTCGAGGTGGCCCTTCCGGAGGCCCAGCCGCGTGAGGTCGCCGTCGATCGTCGATCGCTCTCGCCGGTATCGATCCTTCGACAGGCGCGACCGGATCGGCCTGCGGACCGGGGGCGCGGCCGGGACTGCCGCCGCGGACGCGCGGGAGGGGCCGGATTCCGCTGCCGATCGCTCCCGCGCGGCTGACCCGCGCAGGGGGGGCACGGCCCGACCGCCGTGGAGGCGCCGCTCCTCGGCCGCGGCCGCATCGCGGATCGTCCACCCCTCGCTCGCCGCCACGCGCCAGGCACGGTATCCACCGTCGAACGACACGGCCAGGCCATCGCCGACCACCCACAGCCGGTCGCAGATGGTCTCGAGCAACCGTCGATCGTGGCTCACGACGAGGATCGTCGCGGGCGAGTCGGCGAGGAATGACTCGATCGCCTCCCGAGCCGGGATGTCGAGATGGTTGGTCGGCTCGTCGAGGAGGAGGAGGTTCGATGGCATGATCCCGAGGAGGGCGAGCTCGAGCCGGGACCGCTCACCACCGGAGAGCGTGCGGACCTCCTTGAACACGTCCTCGTCGCGGAACAGGAACCGGGCGAGG is part of the Chloroflexota bacterium genome and harbors:
- a CDS encoding FAD-dependent oxidoreductase: MPRRWPIRHSPKINRSEETMGYRIDIDHGNCINCGICMDVCPVEALDMTRPERTGVEGLAPIPWLMEHPVQVGECVGCHVCVDECPVHVITLATAAGPTSLAPRQGPIERPAARAAGDAWIPLSAVTREVLKPDHPTPWGGAFTTRSHDPAVDDRAPCQVACPAGTDAGRYVGMIAAGRYDDAYAVSAEVNPFPSVCGWICTAPCEAACRRGTLDEAIAIRTLKRFAVEHGQLPTAAPPAMRRSTPVAIVGGGPAGMSAAYYLARLGYPVTVFEAMPVPGGMMAIGIPEYRLPREVLRAEIDRILSLGVELRLDQAMGRDLSLASLESDGYRAVFLATGASKSRRLDVPGDDLAGVIPATRFLRDVNLGAGPRLAGPVVVVGGGSTAMDAARSAQRSGAETVTVLYRRGRAEMPAQPEEVEAAEREGIEIVEAIAVTKVLGTDGRAIAVRGLRQRATERLERGRVVFEPIPGGEIEFPVSTILVAVGEEPDPSILPEGAGIGISDWAGIVADPGTFATGRPGVFAGGDVVSGPKTIIDAVAAGRHAAASIHGYLSGAADPEAEILRVVRHATARERRLELDLGVRPRARAPLPAVAVDTFRANQLGFDEATARHEAARCFRCDVIAGCPTVTVIAGRGPRPDMAVTMGQGGASIGAPVTGGAR
- the uvrA gene encoding excinuclease ABC subunit UvrA; the protein is MPQDQIVVHGAREHNLKDVTVAFPRDRLVVITGLSGSGKSSLAFDTIYAEGQRRYVESLSAYARQFLGQMEKPDVDQIDGLSPAISIDQKGSSRNPRSTVGTVTEIYDHLRLLFARIGHPFCPNGHEIERQTVQQIVDQVLALPDGTRLLVLGPLVKDRKTEGDRVFESARRQGFVRVRVDGELMDLTEVKPLDRYKRHSIEVVVDRYVVRHVSPDPSKDGAEGSPTDPDAARLADSIETALRLGEGVVVVAPVPRDGEEPPFTERRYSERFTCPYDGYTMEELEPRSFSFNSPHGACPACTGLGTRLEVDPGRLIPDRDRSLRDGALAPWARLPMEESWRSRIIEAICRAHGWDYEVPVRDLPPEALEYLLHAPRDERVVIGYRHERGENTYTATFEGLVNHLERRYRETESEYIKTELEKFMVSRPCPTCDGKKLQPGALAVRIGGRNISDVAALSVLDALAWVAVLPDRISDRERTIARLVLKEITARLGFLVDVGLDYLTVDRTSVTLSGGEAQRIRLATQIGTTLMGVLYILDEPSIGLHQRDNAKLIATLTRLRDLGNTVLVVEHDEETIRTADWILDIGPGAGEHGGEIVANGPLESLLGEPRSITGAYLRGDRSVPIPTRRRTGNGHVLAVRGAREHNLRGVDAEFPLGCFVAVTGVSGSGKSTLVTDVLYRALARDLNGARDEPGAHDRVEGMEHIDKIIEIDQSPIGRTPRSNPATYTGLFAPIRELFAGVPESRVRGYGPGRFSFNVKGGRCENCKGDGILKIEMQFLPDVYVPCEVCGGRRYNREALEIHYKGRSIADVLEMTIAEALDVFAAVPAVASRLRTLDDVGLGYVHLGQPATTLSGGEAQRVKLATELSRRATGRTLYVLDEPTTGLHFADVEKLLEVLHRLVDGGNTVIVIEHNLDVIKTADRIIDLGPEGGLRGGRIIATGTPEEIAATEGSATGEYLARVLRGEPLVPLSDVTFAGSSRRAGAIVAVAAAAR
- the uvrB gene encoding excinuclease ABC subunit UvrB, encoding MPDFQLVADFVPTGDQPAAIERLVDGLGRGLRHQTLLGATGTGKTFTVAQAIARHKRPTLVLAHNKTLAAQLYAEFREFFPNNAVEYFVSYFDYYQPEAYLPRSDTYIEKDSSRNDEIDKLRHAATHALFERRDVIIVASVSCIYGLGAPVDYGATVLRLRVGGQYRRDAVLRHLVDLQYQRNDATIQRARFRVRGDTLELQPASEDRLVRVEFFGDEVERISELDPLTGELLAERKEINVYPATHFVTPADKLGEALVDIEAEMETRVGEMEAAGRILEGARLRQRTTFDLEMMRELGYCSGVENYSRHLSRRSAGSRPWTLLDYFPPDWLLVVDESHMSIPQVVGMYKNDRTRKEILVDFGFRLPSALDNRPLTFEEFESSINQVIYMSATPGPYELERSERVVEQLIRPTGVVDPRIVVRPTDGQIDDLLEEIRARAERGERALVTTLTKKMAEDLADYLRELGIKVQYLHSEVDTLERVQILRDLRLGVFDVLVGINLLREGLDLPEVTLVAILDADKEGFLRSSWSLIQMIGRAARNTAGGVVMYADRITDSMRAAIDETDRRRAIQEAYNREHGIEPTTISKEIHDINERLHAVAERTEVYRPGSSPHAPGELPATTRAQVERLIAQMEAEMKSAAKQLEFERAVALRDEIQSIRLRVLEEDASAQVARAVERVVRGPARGTRPGSTASRPAARLEVTSVTVLPAAEEPATTLGPTGGEGDAATEDGSAGDGTAADWLPGIRDEHDEDAGWQARWLDRPTWDRTVTPNVIHRTGTRSPHRRRR
- the coaE gene encoding dephospho-CoA kinase (Dephospho-CoA kinase (CoaE) performs the final step in coenzyme A biosynthesis.); its protein translation is MTVSRRGGSHPSAPRAVRIGLSGPIGCGKSTIGRWLGDLGAVVIDADAVARAVSGPGTPIERAILERFGGAVESADGGVDRSALARVVFAEPAALRDLEAIVRPAVRPRIAAALDAADAAGAPAVVVEAIGLLDSGLAADCDEVWLIECDEASQRARLSGRGTPAPDAERRIRSQRGLVERLVPVATRRIDTSGETAAVRATVEAAFVEALAAPGR